A genomic region of Larus michahellis chromosome 25, bLarMic1.1, whole genome shotgun sequence contains the following coding sequences:
- the LOC141734806 gene encoding olfactory receptor 14A16-like, translating to MSNGSSITQFLLLPLADTRELQLLHFGLFLGTYLAALLANGLIITTIACDHHLHTPMYFFLLNLALLDLGSISTTVPKAMANSFWDTRAISYAGCVAQVFFFVFCAATEVYLLTVMSYDRYVAICKPLHYGTLLGSRACVHMAAAAWGTGFLNALLHTASTFSLPLCQGNAVDQFFCEIPQILKLSCSDYYFREAELLVVGACLGFGCFVFIVLSYVQIFRVVLRIPSEQGRHKAFSTCLPHLAVVSLFVSTGIFAYLKPPSISSTVLNLVVAVLYSVVPPAVNPVIYSMRNQELKDALRKLAQWKFFFQ from the coding sequence atgtccaatggcagctccatcacccagttcctcctcctgccattggcagacacacgggagctgcagctcttgcacttcgggctcttcctgggcacctacctggctgccctcctggccaatggcctcatcatcaccaccatcgcctgtgaccaccacctccacacccccatgtacttcttcctcctcaacctcgccctccttgacctgggctccatctccaccactgtccccaaagccatggccaattccttctgggacaccagggccatctcctatgcaggatgtgttgcacaggtctttttctttgttttctgtgctgcaacagaggtttatcttctcactgtcatgtcctatgaccgctacgttgccatctgcaaacccctgcactacgggaccctcctgggcagcagagcttgtgtccacatggcagcagctgcctggggcactgggtttctcaatgctctcctgcacacggccagtacattttccctacccctctgccagggcaatgctgtggaccagttcttctgtgaaatcccccaaatcctcaagctctcctgttcAGACTACTACTTCAGGGAAGCTGAGCTTCTTGTGGTTGGTGCCTGTTTAGgctttggatgttttgttttcattgtgctgtcctatgtgcagatcttcagggtcgtgctgaggatcccctctgagcagggacggcacaaagccttttccacgtgcctccctcacctggccgtggtctccctgtttgtcagcacaggcatttttgcttacctgaagcccccctccatctcctccacagttctaaatctggtggtggcagtgctgtactcagtggtgcctccagcagtgaaccccgtcatctacagcatgaggaaccaggagctcaaggatgccctaaGGAAACTGGCTCAATGGAAGTTCTTTTTCCAATAA